A single window of Treponema denticola ATCC 35405 DNA harbors:
- the dnaJ gene encoding molecular chaperone DnaJ, translating to MFLEVPKFLHWEFLVPASKRDYYEVLGVDKKASNDDIKKAYRKLAIKYHPDKNQGDKAAEEKFKEATEAYEILIDEKKRSMYDQFGHAGVDGMSGGGGYDPSAFQGFEDIFGGSFSDIFENLFGGGFSSRSSGFGGRHAGPVRGSNLRYDLQISFVDAVYGKKAELSYTRNEKCSECHGTGSESGSSKRMCPDCKGTGQVRQSTGFFSISRPCPTCGGEGSIIEKPCKKCGGNGLERKKQRIIVTIPAGVENGKRITIPSQGNAGQAGGDYGDLFVFIFVQAHPYFERNGIDLYCAVPISMTQAALGGEINIKSLDEKTLRLKIPAGTQNGKLLRIRGEGVPTGIGRKGDLYIQIQVQIPSKLSSNSKKLLQEISAIEGENENPNLIPLKDLP from the coding sequence ATGTTTTTAGAGGTTCCGAAATTTTTACACTGGGAGTTTTTAGTGCCGGCATCTAAAAGAGACTATTATGAGGTTTTGGGCGTAGATAAAAAAGCCTCAAACGATGACATCAAAAAAGCATATCGAAAATTAGCAATCAAATATCATCCCGATAAAAACCAAGGGGATAAGGCTGCTGAAGAAAAATTTAAAGAAGCAACCGAAGCTTATGAAATTCTTATCGACGAAAAAAAGCGCAGCATGTATGACCAATTCGGCCATGCCGGCGTAGACGGAATGTCGGGCGGCGGAGGCTATGATCCTTCCGCCTTCCAAGGTTTTGAGGATATCTTCGGCGGAAGCTTTTCGGATATTTTTGAAAATCTATTCGGAGGAGGGTTTTCTTCCCGCTCATCAGGTTTCGGCGGCCGCCATGCAGGTCCTGTCCGCGGTTCTAACCTGCGCTATGATCTTCAAATTTCTTTTGTTGATGCCGTTTACGGTAAAAAAGCCGAACTCAGTTATACCCGCAATGAAAAATGTTCCGAATGTCATGGAACAGGCAGCGAAAGCGGAAGCTCAAAAAGAATGTGTCCCGATTGTAAGGGTACGGGACAAGTGCGCCAAAGTACCGGTTTCTTTTCCATATCGAGACCATGTCCTACCTGCGGCGGCGAAGGCTCCATAATCGAAAAACCATGTAAAAAATGCGGAGGAAACGGCTTAGAGCGTAAGAAACAGCGCATAATCGTTACCATTCCTGCCGGTGTCGAAAACGGAAAACGGATTACGATTCCCAGTCAAGGAAATGCCGGTCAGGCCGGCGGAGACTACGGCGACCTCTTTGTATTTATCTTTGTTCAAGCTCATCCTTATTTTGAACGTAACGGAATAGACCTCTACTGTGCTGTTCCCATATCAATGACTCAGGCAGCCTTGGGCGGGGAAATAAACATCAAATCTCTCGATGAAAAAACATTGAGACTAAAAATTCCGGCCGGAACACAAAACGGAAAACTTTTAAGGATTCGAGGCGAAGGTGTTCCTACGGGAATAGGCCGAAAGGGCGATCTTTATATTCAAATTCAAGTGCAAATTCCTTCAAAATTGTCATCAAATTCAAAAAAACTTTTGCAAGAAATTTCGGCGATTGAAGGTGAAAATGAAAATCCTAATCTTATCCCTTTAAAAGATTTACCTTAA
- a CDS encoding PP2C family protein-serine/threonine phosphatase, whose product MIKLRKLLSNILISVGMGSVFALFLIFVSPRFLFLGKFYSANDMTLALSRLEIIPEITQIHRFIIGSLVFVIVAIFADSLIRSFYKKIESRAYDKPKTKVFAEFLKKIRFCYTIENLIDTVQNELEYSGDCSVMLVDTIENIVLYNSASRFISSPETFSSLHEITVEYKPGVYFFNADMQGCKLKDARIAAVILEKIQFFIICGYFNEVEPEIFNTLFSEFLSYQNRVTTLEQLLYFSELSQEWNMVANTQKAFLPQKLPEMPMLELAAYFKPLVNVSGDYYDAIKVDEHKTLLVVGDVSGKGLSAALVMGIVVNTIKIAKNKEDLPALVLAVDSAIKRMGLLDKYTVLFLGLVDTEKMTIKYVNASMEDPMILTESPDGYKVKVLESTCSIVGIIDFDKIEVHERPLYRGDVILMMTDGVPEAMNNEGVELAETDMYMESIKSFVQYSADDIVQKVAGMAYAHAGNQPMRDDITIMCAKVKG is encoded by the coding sequence ATGATAAAATTACGTAAATTACTTTCAAATATTCTAATAAGTGTTGGGATGGGGAGTGTTTTTGCCCTCTTCTTGATATTTGTCAGCCCGAGATTTTTGTTTTTAGGTAAATTTTATTCGGCTAATGATATGACTCTGGCTTTGAGCCGATTGGAAATAATTCCTGAGATAACACAGATTCACCGTTTTATCATAGGATCCTTGGTTTTTGTTATTGTTGCAATCTTTGCAGACTCTCTTATACGCAGCTTTTATAAGAAAATAGAAAGTAGGGCGTATGATAAGCCTAAAACTAAGGTTTTTGCGGAATTTTTGAAAAAAATTCGGTTTTGTTACACTATAGAAAATTTAATAGATACCGTACAGAATGAGCTTGAGTATTCGGGTGACTGTTCGGTAATGCTTGTAGATACCATAGAAAATATTGTATTATATAATAGTGCTTCAAGATTTATTTCCTCTCCTGAAACTTTTTCTTCTCTGCATGAAATTACAGTAGAATACAAGCCCGGAGTTTATTTTTTTAATGCAGATATGCAGGGATGCAAACTTAAAGATGCCCGTATTGCTGCTGTAATCTTAGAAAAAATACAATTTTTTATTATTTGCGGATATTTTAACGAGGTGGAACCTGAGATTTTTAATACACTGTTTTCGGAATTTTTGAGTTATCAAAACAGGGTTACTACTCTTGAACAGCTTTTATACTTTTCGGAATTAAGCCAAGAATGGAACATGGTTGCCAACACACAAAAAGCCTTCTTACCTCAAAAGCTCCCTGAGATGCCTATGCTTGAGTTGGCGGCTTATTTTAAACCTCTTGTAAACGTATCAGGGGATTATTATGATGCCATAAAAGTTGATGAACATAAAACCCTCTTAGTTGTAGGGGACGTCTCCGGTAAGGGCCTTTCGGCTGCATTGGTTATGGGTATTGTTGTAAATACAATCAAAATAGCAAAAAATAAAGAAGACCTTCCTGCTCTTGTTTTGGCGGTAGACAGCGCCATAAAAAGAATGGGCCTTTTGGATAAGTATACGGTTTTATTTTTGGGTTTAGTTGATACCGAAAAAATGACTATAAAATATGTTAATGCCTCAATGGAAGATCCGATGATTCTTACGGAATCGCCGGACGGCTACAAGGTAAAGGTTCTTGAATCTACTTGCAGTATTGTAGGTATTATTGACTTCGATAAAATAGAAGTTCATGAAAGGCCTCTCTATCGAGGTGATGTTATTTTGATGATGACTGATGGCGTTCCCGAGGCTATGAATAATGAAGGTGTTGAATTAGCTGAGACCGATATGTACATGGAATCTATAAAATCCTTTGTTCAATATAGTGCAGATGATATAGTGCAAAAAGTTGCCGGTATGGCTTATGCTCATGCAGGTAATCAGCCCATGAGAGACGACATTACTATAATGTGTGCTAAGGTTAAGGGGTAA
- a CDS encoding PP2C family protein-serine/threonine phosphatase, with protein MGLIVFEFFFLVVLTILAISLIFKEEPYARGLFMVAGMTVITTLLFLTLILALYFNFSGVVFIISKIFMIGMVSISFFTLQFTVKMPYFERKKNVSFTVFNGILHLGIAAFVIFFVKGFFWNPLSGFKFTSVMIAGNPASDIFERIVLLVVPVLAMLISIYKVFKEESIIYRQQMIIYFLALLFSVIIWSFVYYLSTIFSWAIAITPFGYLLLLFFASFGFSTSMVYDRKQLFLALLRFLVFILVFAAVTGYWASWVLTYVRNFYLQVVLLIVGALIFLAIRNFVSQRFKWLLGDTSEYAKAIEEKLQQVDYTKGREKVMEDFSNILLDQLNADSINILIAGENEILEPVYSTLNVTSTFDAAQPIFNFLLNENIQVIMRSQVLTNPVFSDVRSELIGFMNRMYAEILICVREGQKLIGVISISSKKRKEAYTTYDFDVLNSLYSYFFLVVYYLRNIAKQDIVLILDREIEMSDQIIGSIQKNIDIVEKKVIDVDSVAFSAHQLGGDFTDFIRLSEDRYLFLIGDVSGKGLSASMSMVILKSVLHTYLSETPDFKELVIKINTFIKENLPKGTFLAGLFGIIDFKTTTIYYLNCGIPLMSMYIDSYKNVIEIQGEGRVLGFVKNIRPFLKVRKITMNRNDIIVFTTDGLLDSKNLKGDKFGNDRVSRLIAVNRTKSAKEISNAIYKTFLDYIAHEIEDDITIMTFKHI; from the coding sequence ATGGGGCTGATTGTTTTTGAATTCTTTTTTCTTGTTGTTTTAACTATATTGGCTATAAGTCTTATTTTTAAAGAAGAGCCTTATGCAAGAGGCCTTTTTATGGTTGCCGGAATGACGGTAATAACGACCTTGCTTTTTCTGACCTTAATATTAGCATTATATTTTAATTTTTCCGGTGTGGTTTTTATTATATCTAAAATTTTCATGATAGGGATGGTTTCGATTTCATTCTTTACCTTGCAGTTTACTGTTAAAATGCCTTATTTTGAGCGTAAGAAGAATGTTTCTTTTACAGTGTTTAATGGTATTTTACATTTAGGGATTGCAGCATTTGTAATTTTCTTTGTAAAAGGTTTCTTTTGGAATCCTCTATCAGGTTTTAAATTCACATCGGTTATGATAGCGGGAAATCCTGCCTCAGATATTTTTGAAAGGATAGTCCTTTTGGTTGTACCTGTTTTGGCGATGTTGATTTCTATATATAAAGTTTTTAAGGAAGAAAGTATAATTTACAGGCAGCAGATGATAATTTATTTTCTGGCCCTTCTTTTTAGCGTAATTATTTGGAGCTTTGTATATTATCTTTCTACTATTTTTTCATGGGCAATAGCTATAACACCTTTTGGATATCTACTTTTGCTCTTCTTTGCTTCATTCGGATTTTCAACCTCAATGGTATATGATAGAAAACAGCTGTTCCTTGCCTTATTGAGGTTTTTGGTTTTTATCTTAGTGTTTGCCGCAGTAACAGGTTATTGGGCTTCATGGGTTCTTACCTATGTCCGTAATTTTTATCTTCAGGTTGTTTTGTTGATCGTAGGGGCTCTTATTTTCCTTGCTATTAGGAATTTCGTTTCTCAAAGATTTAAATGGCTTTTGGGTGATACTTCCGAATATGCGAAGGCCATAGAAGAAAAATTGCAACAAGTTGACTATACGAAAGGCCGTGAAAAAGTTATGGAAGATTTTTCTAATATTTTATTGGATCAGCTAAATGCCGACTCTATCAATATTTTGATTGCCGGTGAAAATGAAATATTGGAACCTGTTTATTCGACGCTGAATGTAACTTCTACTTTTGATGCCGCTCAACCTATTTTTAACTTTTTATTGAATGAAAATATTCAGGTTATAATGAGATCTCAAGTTTTGACAAACCCCGTTTTTTCCGATGTAAGAAGTGAATTGATAGGCTTTATGAACCGGATGTATGCAGAAATATTGATTTGTGTACGTGAGGGGCAAAAATTGATAGGTGTTATTTCCATTTCTTCTAAAAAAAGAAAAGAGGCTTATACTACATATGATTTTGATGTTTTAAATAGTCTTTATTCTTACTTCTTTTTAGTTGTTTACTATTTAAGAAATATTGCAAAACAGGATATAGTTCTTATTCTTGATAGAGAAATAGAAATGTCCGATCAAATTATCGGTTCAATTCAAAAAAACATAGATATTGTCGAAAAAAAAGTTATTGATGTGGATTCGGTCGCTTTTTCGGCTCATCAATTGGGAGGCGATTTTACCGACTTTATTAGATTGTCTGAAGATAGGTATTTATTTTTGATAGGAGACGTTTCCGGTAAAGGCTTGAGTGCAAGTATGTCAATGGTTATTTTGAAGTCTGTTCTTCACACATACCTTTCAGAAACACCTGATTTTAAAGAGCTTGTAATAAAAATAAATACGTTTATAAAGGAAAATTTGCCAAAGGGAACGTTCCTTGCGGGGCTTTTCGGTATTATAGATTTTAAAACCACAACAATATATTATCTTAACTGTGGTATTCCCCTCATGTCTATGTATATTGATTCTTATAAAAATGTTATCGAAATACAGGGAGAGGGAAGGGTATTAGGTTTCGTAAAAAATATACGCCCCTTTTTAAAGGTCCGAAAAATCACAATGAACCGTAATGATATTATAGTATTTACGACTGACGGTTTGTTGGATTCCAAGAACTTAAAAGGCGATAAATTCGGAAATGATAGAGTAAGCCGTTTAATTGCAGTAAATAGAACTAAGTCTGCTAAAGAGATTTCTAATGCAATATATAAAACATTCTTGGATTATATTGCTCATGAAATTGAAGATGATATTACTATTATGACATTTAAACATATATAA
- a CDS encoding STAS domain-containing protein, whose translation MENLIINESEVSGCLLLSIEGSVNLYTSGDFEKKVYSAIKEHDTILDLSKVTSLSSSGIGVLMSAHNDSEDNGHKMYILNPAKDVKMALDSTGFSDVFNIIHSIDEI comes from the coding sequence ATGGAGAATTTAATTATTAATGAATCGGAAGTATCCGGATGCTTATTATTGTCTATAGAAGGCTCTGTTAATTTATATACATCCGGTGATTTTGAAAAAAAAGTATATTCGGCAATTAAAGAGCATGATACAATTTTGGATCTATCAAAGGTAACATCATTGTCGTCGTCGGGAATTGGAGTGCTTATGTCTGCTCATAACGATAGTGAGGATAACGGACACAAGATGTATATATTGAATCCGGCTAAAGATGTCAAAATGGCTCTGGATTCAACAGGGTTTTCCGATGTGTTTAATATTATCCATTCCATTGATGAGATATAA
- a CDS encoding M15 family metallopeptidase: MYFTPKKIFSLFLFFAFMFFIYPNDKISDEDIYKKVYTYISKRFPKQIFNKINNNREIFFKDLNVVLKNEKEDELILVDKLNFLDKSYEPKNIILLYDVKDRKYLLERYDIYLAKIAERPLQKLAEAAKKEGIEIMISSGYRSYIYQANLFSKYVNVYGKKDVQFFSAPPGASQHQLGTVIDLGSIDDSYADTAEGKWMFKNAWKYGWSLSYPKDMEHITGYKWESWHYRYLGVEACKFQKEWFGDIQQYMLEFIDLWKKEKAKLN, encoded by the coding sequence ATGTATTTTACTCCAAAGAAGATTTTTTCTCTGTTTCTCTTTTTTGCATTTATGTTTTTTATTTATCCAAATGATAAAATCTCTGATGAAGATATATATAAAAAAGTATATACGTATATTTCAAAAAGATTTCCTAAGCAAATTTTTAATAAAATAAACAATAATCGTGAGATTTTTTTTAAGGACTTAAATGTTGTTTTGAAAAATGAAAAAGAAGATGAATTGATTTTGGTAGATAAGCTTAATTTTCTTGATAAGTCCTATGAACCTAAAAATATTATATTGCTTTATGATGTAAAAGATAGAAAGTATCTTTTAGAGCGCTATGATATCTATCTTGCAAAAATTGCGGAGCGTCCCTTGCAAAAATTAGCAGAAGCTGCAAAAAAAGAAGGGATAGAAATAATGATAAGTTCGGGCTATCGTTCTTATATCTATCAGGCAAATCTTTTTTCAAAATATGTAAATGTGTATGGTAAAAAAGATGTTCAGTTTTTTTCTGCACCGCCCGGAGCAAGTCAGCATCAACTGGGTACCGTAATCGATTTAGGCAGTATTGATGATTCTTATGCCGATACTGCTGAAGGAAAATGGATGTTTAAAAATGCGTGGAAATACGGCTGGTCCCTATCCTATCCTAAAGATATGGAGCATATTACAGGCTATAAATGGGAGAGCTGGCACTATCGGTATTTGGGAGTTGAAGCTTGTAAATTTCAAAAAGAATGGTTCGGCGATATTCAGCAATATATGCTGGAATTTATTGATCTTTGGAAAAAAGAGAAAGCAAAACTTAATTAG
- a CDS encoding cation diffusion facilitator family transporter, producing MNNGNRIKLVRIASLISLIGNIIICIAKLVIGIYANSLSVIGDGIDSATDVAISIMTLAVSFIIGRPSDKEHPWGHQRAETMASLILAFIIMIAGFQLCITAGGKLINVYKGTVTILMPHILAVIVTVSSIAVKLLLALNQYIIGKKTGSMMIQANAKNMTNDVILSASVLAGLAISRFFKAPIFDAVTALLVSLWIMKSGIDLFMELNVELMDGNTNDILYKQLFEAVNSVEGAHNPHRARIRRMANLLDIDLDIEVDAEMSICEGHSIAEKVTSAIKEKIENVYDVMVHIEPYGIHNHEEEGFGLSEKDINN from the coding sequence ATGAATAACGGTAATAGAATAAAACTTGTAAGAATTGCCTCCTTAATTTCTCTTATAGGAAACATAATAATATGTATCGCAAAACTTGTAATAGGAATTTATGCAAACAGTCTTTCAGTAATCGGCGACGGAATTGACTCTGCTACAGATGTTGCCATTTCTATTATGACCCTTGCAGTAAGTTTTATAATAGGAAGACCTTCGGATAAGGAACACCCATGGGGCCATCAGCGGGCAGAAACTATGGCTTCTTTAATTTTAGCCTTTATAATTATGATAGCCGGATTTCAGTTATGTATCACGGCAGGGGGAAAACTCATAAATGTTTATAAAGGAACCGTAACTATTCTGATGCCTCATATACTTGCAGTTATCGTTACGGTATCTTCAATTGCAGTAAAACTTCTTTTAGCCCTAAACCAGTATATTATAGGAAAAAAAACCGGCAGCATGATGATTCAAGCCAATGCAAAAAATATGACAAATGACGTAATCCTTTCTGCTTCGGTTTTAGCAGGTCTTGCAATTTCCCGCTTTTTTAAAGCTCCTATTTTCGATGCTGTTACAGCCCTCCTCGTAAGTCTTTGGATTATGAAATCGGGTATAGACCTTTTTATGGAACTGAATGTTGAATTAATGGACGGAAATACAAACGATATTTTATATAAACAATTATTTGAGGCTGTAAATTCCGTTGAAGGGGCTCATAATCCTCACCGCGCAAGAATAAGAAGGATGGCAAATCTTTTAGATATAGATTTGGATATTGAGGTCGATGCCGAAATGAGTATCTGCGAAGGCCACAGCATCGCGGAAAAGGTAACTTCAGCAATTAAAGAAAAAATAGAAAATGTTTATGATGTAATGGTACATATTGAACCATATGGGATTCATAACCATGAAGAGGAAGGCTTCGGTTTATCCGAAAAAGATATAAACAACTAA
- a CDS encoding phosphodiester glycosidase family protein translates to MYSNSKCNKFLMYFIFIIFLFCSCQTFYPKNSPEFSFIENSGKNFVWEKLTEGIFLSHIKYEDYPLIIHAVKIDLTNPKLKIVVTEPALFNSKGMVKRETTLSFARRHNTVIALNAAFFNVISFSFSLRGEPLGIHIDKKINLSKPFPKYGALCFLDDNSAFIIESQNTEDIKADIEYAVSGNRIILKNGKPIITNISKKENSRTCVGLADGGKTLYLFFAEGENKKKSRGITYDQAHFFMKKLGAQDAIHLDGGGSSSLIIKKENSFFVQVPSISHFGLRKVVTNLGFIIED, encoded by the coding sequence ATGTATTCAAATTCTAAATGCAATAAATTTTTAATGTATTTTATTTTTATTATTTTTTTATTTTGTTCTTGTCAAACTTTTTACCCCAAAAACAGTCCTGAATTTTCTTTTATAGAAAATTCGGGAAAAAATTTTGTTTGGGAAAAATTGACTGAAGGGATTTTTCTTTCACATATTAAATATGAAGACTATCCTCTCATTATACATGCCGTAAAAATAGATCTGACTAATCCTAAATTAAAAATAGTTGTAACGGAACCTGCACTCTTTAACAGCAAAGGTATGGTAAAAAGAGAAACAACTTTAAGTTTCGCTCGAAGGCATAATACTGTAATAGCCTTGAATGCCGCATTTTTTAATGTAATATCTTTTTCATTTTCTTTAAGAGGAGAGCCGCTTGGAATTCATATCGATAAAAAAATAAATTTATCTAAGCCTTTCCCTAAATATGGGGCGCTATGCTTTTTAGATGATAATTCTGCCTTTATAATAGAGTCCCAAAATACGGAAGACATTAAAGCTGATATTGAATATGCCGTAAGCGGTAATAGAATAATCTTAAAAAACGGAAAGCCTATAATAACAAATATCAGTAAAAAAGAAAATTCAAGAACCTGTGTTGGTCTTGCAGATGGAGGAAAAACTTTATATCTTTTTTTTGCAGAAGGTGAAAATAAAAAAAAGAGCAGGGGTATAACTTATGATCAAGCTCATTTTTTTATGAAAAAACTCGGTGCCCAAGATGCTATACATTTAGACGGAGGAGGTTCCAGCTCTTTAATAATAAAAAAAGAAAATAGTTTTTTTGTTCAAGTCCCTTCAATTTCGCATTTCGGTTTGCGTAAGGTTGTAACAAATTTAGGTTTTATAATAGAGGATTGA
- a CDS encoding ABC transporter ATP-binding protein — protein MADTLLEVYNLKKYFTLGRKEILHAVDDVSFTINRGETVGIVGESGCGKTTLGRTVLGLYRPTAGKIIFDGAEIGSASKKELHTFKKRAQIILQDPFASFNPRMTISQIISEGMEAHNLYKTKKERENSVYSLLETVGLVPEHANRFPHEFSGGQRQRIGIARALAVEPDFIVCDEPISSLDVSIQAQIINLLIRLQKEFKMTYLFIAHDLSIVKYISDKVGVMYSGKLVEFAKSADLYKNPLHPYSQALISAIPSTDIDSPMSARRIHIHGEISSAINPPQGCRFYKRCPKAFEKCKSIPPELIETEEGHFTACHLINPLL, from the coding sequence ATGGCTGATACTCTTTTAGAAGTTTACAATTTAAAAAAATATTTTACTCTGGGCCGTAAAGAAATTTTACATGCAGTGGATGATGTAAGCTTCACGATAAACCGAGGAGAAACGGTAGGCATTGTAGGCGAATCGGGCTGCGGCAAAACCACTTTAGGGAGAACCGTCCTCGGTCTTTACCGTCCTACTGCCGGAAAAATAATTTTTGACGGGGCCGAAATCGGCTCGGCCTCAAAAAAAGAACTGCATACTTTTAAAAAGAGGGCGCAAATAATTTTGCAAGATCCTTTTGCTTCTTTTAATCCCCGTATGACAATTTCGCAAATTATTTCGGAGGGAATGGAAGCTCACAATTTATATAAAACAAAAAAAGAAAGGGAGAATAGCGTATACTCTCTTCTTGAAACCGTAGGCCTTGTGCCTGAACATGCCAATAGATTTCCACATGAATTTTCGGGAGGGCAAAGACAAAGAATAGGAATTGCAAGAGCCCTGGCAGTGGAGCCCGACTTCATAGTTTGTGATGAGCCTATTTCTTCCCTCGATGTTTCGATTCAAGCTCAAATAATAAATTTATTGATAAGGCTTCAAAAAGAATTTAAAATGACCTATTTATTTATTGCCCATGATTTATCTATAGTAAAATATATTTCCGATAAGGTCGGCGTTATGTATTCGGGAAAACTTGTGGAATTCGCAAAAAGTGCCGACCTATATAAAAATCCGCTTCATCCTTATTCTCAAGCCTTAATTTCTGCAATCCCAAGTACCGATATAGATTCTCCCATGTCGGCGCGGCGTATTCATATCCATGGAGAAATAAGCAGTGCAATCAATCCTCCGCAAGGCTGCCGTTTTTACAAACGCTGCCCAAAGGCTTTTGAAAAGTGTAAATCGATTCCGCCGGAATTAATCGAAACGGAAGAGGGGCACTTTACGGCCTGCCATTTAATCAATCCTCTATTATAA
- a CDS encoding ABC transporter ATP-binding protein encodes MKPILQVKDLAVTFKTYAGTIHAVNGISFNLYEDETLVLVGESGCGKSVTAHSILKLLPGKKTRIHEKSQIIFEDKNILEYSEEEMQHIRGNEISMIFQDPLTYLNPTMPIGKQVMESILIHQRLSKKEALERTIKILELAQIPDPEKRLRQYPHEFSGGMRQRVLISIALASNPKILIADEPTTALDVTIQAEILELIQKIQKETKTAVMLITHDLGVAAEIADRIQVMYAGKIIERGRAEDIFKNAQHPYTKALLAAVPSIDQLKENKLYSLEGNHPDMLSISDGCAFADRCEKCMKVCLRHKPPEMQISDEHFTSCWLQHEFAKGKNNG; translated from the coding sequence ATGAAACCTATTTTACAAGTTAAAGATTTGGCGGTTACTTTTAAAACTTATGCGGGAACAATCCATGCGGTAAACGGTATCTCTTTTAATCTATACGAGGATGAAACTCTTGTACTTGTCGGAGAGTCCGGCTGCGGAAAAAGCGTTACGGCTCATTCAATTTTAAAACTCCTCCCCGGAAAAAAAACACGCATACACGAAAAATCCCAAATTATTTTTGAAGATAAAAATATCTTGGAATATTCCGAAGAAGAAATGCAGCACATAAGAGGAAATGAAATATCCATGATTTTTCAAGACCCTCTGACATATTTAAACCCTACAATGCCCATAGGCAAGCAGGTTATGGAAAGTATTTTAATTCATCAAAGGTTGAGCAAAAAAGAAGCCTTAGAGCGAACTATAAAAATTTTAGAGCTGGCTCAAATTCCTGACCCCGAAAAAAGGCTCAGGCAATATCCTCACGAATTTTCAGGAGGCATGAGGCAGAGGGTTTTAATCTCAATAGCCCTTGCAAGCAATCCTAAAATTTTAATTGCCGACGAACCTACAACGGCACTGGATGTTACAATTCAAGCCGAGATATTGGAACTTATACAAAAAATTCAAAAAGAAACAAAGACGGCCGTAATGCTCATCACGCATGACCTCGGAGTTGCAGCCGAAATTGCTGACCGCATTCAGGTTATGTATGCCGGAAAAATTATCGAACGCGGAAGGGCCGAAGATATTTTTAAAAATGCACAACACCCGTATACGAAGGCTCTGCTTGCAGCCGTTCCCTCAATAGATCAATTAAAAGAAAATAAGCTTTATTCACTCGAGGGCAATCATCCCGATATGCTTTCTATTTCAGACGGCTGTGCTTTTGCCGACAGATGCGAAAAATGTATGAAAGTTTGCCTTAGGCATAAACCTCCCGAAATGCAGATAAGTGATGAACACTTTACTTCCTGCTGGCTTCAACATGAATTTGCAAAAGGAAAAAACAATGGCTGA
- a CDS encoding ABC transporter permease yields the protein MSEKKIASYDEPAKKLNLSPSDFEPVLRTKKTLQTTRVSIGFWEDVRRRFKKSKRALFSCAVLGLIILICSFGPILSGRSADDGNLKEKNLSPSFSHFFGTDELGRDIFTRVCKGGRVSLIIAIIGAAIDMGIGLIYGGLSAYTGGRTDTIMMRIVEILSSIPYLITAILISLIFGKGIFSIIIAMTITGWCFTARLVRGQVLQIKNQDFILAAQALGTGSFKIIIKHLLPNTVSIMIIALTFDIPSFIFGEAFLSYIGLGIQPPYTSWGVLASEAQKTMLFYPYQLFFPALFISLTILSLQIIGDALRDAMDPHLRKYK from the coding sequence ATGAGCGAGAAAAAAATTGCAAGCTATGATGAGCCGGCTAAGAAACTAAATTTAAGTCCATCGGATTTTGAGCCCGTTCTAAGAACAAAAAAGACGCTTCAAACAACAAGGGTCAGTATAGGCTTTTGGGAAGATGTAAGGCGGAGGTTTAAAAAAAGCAAGAGAGCTCTTTTTTCTTGTGCAGTTTTAGGGTTAATTATTTTGATATGTTCATTCGGCCCGATTTTAAGCGGCCGGTCAGCCGATGACGGAAATTTAAAAGAAAAAAATTTAAGCCCTTCTTTTTCTCATTTTTTTGGAACGGATGAATTGGGGCGTGATATATTTACAAGAGTCTGTAAGGGCGGACGCGTTTCTCTTATAATTGCAATTATAGGAGCTGCAATCGACATGGGAATAGGTTTAATTTATGGAGGCCTCTCGGCATACACAGGCGGAAGAACCGATACTATAATGATGCGTATAGTCGAAATACTTTCAAGTATTCCTTATTTAATTACGGCTATTTTAATTTCTCTTATTTTCGGTAAAGGAATTTTTTCGATTATCATTGCAATGACAATTACAGGCTGGTGTTTTACTGCACGGCTTGTGCGCGGTCAGGTCTTACAGATAAAAAATCAGGATTTTATTTTGGCAGCACAGGCCTTGGGCACAGGTTCATTTAAAATTATAATAAAGCATCTACTTCCCAACACTGTGAGTATTATGATAATAGCCTTAACCTTTGATATTCCTTCATTTATTTTTGGAGAAGCTTTTTTATCTTATATCGGCTTAGGAATTCAACCCCCATATACCAGCTGGGGAGTGTTGGCATCAGAGGCACAAAAGACAATGCTCTTTTATCCTTATCAATTATTTTTTCCTGCCCTTTTTATAAGTCTGACAATTTTATCGTTGCAGATTATCGGCGATGCTTTACGGGATGCAATGGATCCGCATTTAAGGAAATACAAATGA